A single window of Huiozyma naganishii CBS 8797 chromosome 10, complete genome DNA harbors:
- the KNAG0J01360 gene encoding glyoxylate reductase (similar to Saccharomyces cerevisiae YPL113C; ancestral locus Anc_8.602), translated as MTNDSVKIVIPYRLQWELDDSLPLWKELEDKHGVEFIRYKMTTADEFRKWLRGSELSAVWITEEFCSILGGPSEFLNDFPSTLKAVLVPWVGIDYVLNKEQCALLRKERDVNVVNVGPNAANSVCEMALYLVLSVFRMTSFWEYLIKFVEFGKVMNCRDYLGTEIDDVEDLQLICKNGSEKIINHYQFPKKLKPSEDGEIVDVVQKFQIGGKKIVSPMGKTALLLGFGSIGQTIAKKLHLAFDMKIQYHKRSGPLSEEQLGFKAEFVPDLEDAKSWSEADIIVMALPGNATTDDIINYKTLAMCKDGVRVVNVGRGSCIDEDALLRALKSGKVASCGLDVFKNESTSIRKDFIQRWDVTALPHMGSAVMDMMSLQTLITLQNAEDIFVKGGKGVYPVN; from the coding sequence ATGACGAACGACAGTGTTAAGATTGTGATCCCGTATCGACTACAGTGGGAACTGGATGATTCACTACCCTTATGGAAGGAGTTGGAGGATAAGCACGGTGTGGAGTTTATCAGGTATAAGATGACAACCGCGGATGAGTTCAGAAAGTGGTTAAGGGGCTCTGAACTTAGCGCGGTTTGGATCACTGAAGAGTTCTGTAGTATTCTTGGTGGACCCAGTGAGTTTTTAAATGACTTCCCGTCTACTTTAAAGGCCGTGTTGGTTCCCTGGGTTGGGATAGACTACGTGCTAAACAAAGAACAGTGCGCTTTGCTACGGAAGGAGAGAGATGTCAACGTTGTCAACGTGGGCCCGAATGCCGCCAATTCAGTATGTGAGATGGCTCTTTACTTGGTGCTGAGTGTGTTTAGAATGACGTCGTTTTGGGAATATTTGATCAAGTTTGTTGAGTTTGGGAAAGTGATGAACTGTAGAGATTATCTGGGAACGGAGATAGACGACGTTGAGGACTTGCAACTTATCTGCAAGAACGGTTCTGAAAAGATAATAAACCACTATCAATTCcccaagaaattgaagcCCTCTGAAGATGGAGAGATTGTGgatgttgttcaaaaatttcaaataGGTGGGAAAAAGATTGTATCCCCCATGGGGAAAACCGCTTTGCTGCTTGGGTTTGGATCTATTGGTCAAACCATTGCCAAGAAACTGCATTTAGCGTTTGACATGAAGATCCAGTACCATAAGAGATCTGGGCCGCTAAGTGAGGAGCAACTGGGTTTCAAAGCTGAGTTTGTTCCCGACTTGGAAGACGCGAAGTCCTGGAGTGAGGCGGACATTATTGTCATGGCTTTACCTGGTAACGCCACTACAGACGATATAATCAACTACAAGACGCTTGCTATGTGCAAAGATGGTGTCCGCGTGGTCAATGTTGGTAGAGGTAGTTGTATTGACGAGGACGCATTGTTGAGGGCGTTAAAGAGTGGTAAAGTTGCGAGCTGTGGTCTGGACgtcttcaagaacgagTCTACCTCCATCCGGAAAGATTTCATACAAAGATGGGATGTCACTGCGTTGCCACATATGGGGAGTGCTGTTATGGATATGATGTCTTTGCAAACGTTGATCACTTTACAGAATGCGGAGGATATTTTTGTTAAAGGTGGTAAAGGTGTTTACCCAGTAAACTGA
- the TOA1 gene encoding transcription initiation factor IIA large subunit (similar to Saccharomyces cerevisiae TOA1 (YOR194C); ancestral locus Anc_8.603), whose amino-acid sequence MSNTEASRVYELIVEAVIQDVREDFENAGIDEQTLQDLKRNWQNKLTESKVTAFSWDDLNGHTNANTLAVPSLDGADGRLLNEFGTIKGEDTLGDGIDQGLVLPGFDSQTNNHINTGDPAGILGGDSIKQEDHGGVPMPGDTLNGDDSGTKDVEQGDESSSQQIELTMNDTDGKMAEQLRMEEKHAKRSALLDTDEVGSELDDSDDDYLISEGEEDGPDENLMLCLYDKVTRTKARWKCSLKDGVATINRRDYTFQKAQVEAEWV is encoded by the coding sequence ATGTCAAATACTGAAGCTAGTAGAGTCTACGAGTTGATTGTAGAGGCCGTGATACAGGATGTGAGAGAGGATTTCGAGAATGCTGGCATAGATGAACAGACTTTGcaggatttgaagaggaatTGGCAGAATAAATTGACGGAGAGTAAAGTGACCGCTTTCAGTTGGGATGACTTGAATGGACACACCAATGCGAACACTTTGGCGGTGCCCTCGTTGGATGGTGCTGATGGGAGACTGCTTAATGAATTCGGGACCATCAAGGGGGAAGACACTCTGGGGGATGGGATTGACCAGGGGCTTGTGCTCCCCGGGTTTGACTCGCAGACGAACAACCATATAAATACGGGGGATCCTGCTGGTATATTAGGTGGTGATTCCATCAAGCAGGAAGATCATGGGGGTGTCCCGATGCCAGGTGATACTCTGAATGGTGATGACAGTGGTACAAAGGATGTGGAGCAAGGTGACGAGTCCAGTTCACAGCAGATAGAATTGACAATGAATGATACGGATGGGAAAATGGCGGAACAACTTAGAATGGAGGAGAAACACGCCAAGAGAAGTGCACTACTGGACACAGACGAAGTTGGGTCCGAGTTGGACGACTCGGATGACGATTATTTGATCTCGGAAGGTGAGGAGGATGGGCCTGACGAAAACCTAATGTTGTGTCTCTACGATAAAGTAACAAGAACGAAAGCTAGGTGGAAGTGTTCGTTGAAGGACGGGGTCGCTACGATAAATCGCAGAGACTATACGTTCCAAAAGGCACAAGTGGAGGCAGAATGGGTTTGA
- the KNAG0J01340 gene encoding alpha-keto acid decarboxylase family protein — MSTISLGHYLFERLKQVGVNTIFGLPGDFNLVLLDKIYDVPGIRWAGNANELNAAYAADGYARIKGMACLLTTFGVGELSALNGIAGSYAEHVGVLHVVGTPSTHSQANGLLLHHTLGNGDFDVFHRMSAQISETTEMITDPHKAADQIDRCIRTTYVKQRTVYLGIPANMFDYEMPRSLLDTPIDLSLKANNPTSERQVLDTILQSVKDAKNPIIISDACASRHDVKEETQQLINITQFPAFVTPLGKGSIDETHPRYGGIYVGTLSRPEVKEAVESADLILSVGALLSDFNTGSFSYSYETKNVVEFHSDHMKIKNAVFPGVQMEPLLRKLLKEIPAVVKGYNPVAVPAKIPANDKSISATAPLRQEWMWNQLSEFLQEGDIIITETGTSAFGINGTTFPKNAVGISQVLWGSIGFTVGALLGAAFAAEEIDPKKRVILFIGDGSLQLTVQEISTMIKWNLKPYLFILNNNGYTIEKLIHGPTAEYNEIQSWDHLKLLPTLGAKDYEAVRVATVGEWNKLTQDKEFNKNSRIRVIEVMLPVMDAPQSLIEQGKLTEKINANSG, encoded by the coding sequence ATGTCTACTATTTCTCTAGGTCACTACTTATTCGAAAGATTAAAGCAAGTTGGTGTTAACACCATCTTCGGTTTGCCAGGTGACTTCAACTTGGTCCTGTTGGACAAGATCTACGATGTCCCAGGTATCAGATGGGCCGGTAACGCCAACGAGTTGAACGCTGCTTACGCTGCTGACGGGTATGCCAGAATCAAGGGGATGGCCTGTTTGTTAACCACTTTCGGTGTCGGTGAATTGTCCGCCTTGAACGGTATTGCCGGCTCCTACGCTGAACACGTCGGTGTGTTGCATGTGGTGGGTACTCCATCGACTCACTCCCAGGCTAACgggttgctgttgcacCACACTTTGGGTAACGGTGACTTCGATGTCTTCCACAGAATGTCCGCTCAGATCTCCGAGACCACAGAGATGATCACCGACCCTCACAAGGCTGCTGACCAGATCGACAGATGTATCAGAACTACTTACGTCAAGCAGAGAACCGTCTACTTGGGTATCCCAGCTAACATGTTCGACTACGAAATGCCAAGATCCCTACTGGACACCCCAATTGACTTGTCCCTAAAGGCCAACAACCCAACTTCTGAAAGACAGGTGTTGGACACCATTTTGCAAAGTGTTAAAGATGCCAAGAACCCAATCATCATCTCCGATGCCTGTGCCTCCAGACACGACGTCAAGGAGGAGACTCAACAGTTAATCAACATCACTCAATTCCCAGCCTTCGTGACTCCATTGGGTAAGGGCTCCATCGACGAGACCCACCCAAGATACGGTGGTATCTACGTGGGTACTCTGTCCAGACCAGAGGTCAAGGAGGCTGTTGAATCCGCTGACTTGATTCTTTCCGTCGGTGCCTTGCTATCCGATTTCAACACGGGTTCCTTCTCATACTCGTACGAAACCAAGAACGTTGTTGAGTTCCACTCCGACCACAtgaagatcaagaacgCCGTGTTCCCAGGTGTCCAAATGGAACCCCTGCTCCGCAagcttttgaaggagatcCCAGCCGTGGTCAAGGGCTACAACCCGGTTGCTGTCCCAGCGAAGATCCCAGCGAACGACAAGAGCATCAGCGCCACCGCACCACTTCGCCAAGAGTGGATGTGGAACCAGTTGTCCGAGTTCTTGCAAGAGGGCGACATCATCATCACGGAGACAGGTACTTCCGCGTTCGGTATCAACGGCACGACGTTCCCCAAGAACGCTGTCGGCATCTCCCAAGTGCTATGGGGGTCCATTGGTTTCACCGTGGGTGCTCTACTGGGCGCCGCATTCGCCGCCGAGGAGATCGACCCGAAGAAAAGAGtcatcttgttcattgGTGACGGGTCTCTACAATTGACCGTGCAAGAGATCTCTACGATGATCAAGTGGAACTTGAAGCCATACCTGTTcatcttgaacaacaacgggTACACCATCGAGAAGCTGATCCACGGGCCCACCGCTGAGTACAACGAGATCCAATCGTGGGACCACTTGAAGTTGCTGCCCACTCTCGGTGCGAAGGACTACGAAGCCGTGAGAGTCGCTACTGTCGGCGAGTGGAACAAGTTGACCCAGGACAAggagttcaacaagaactCCAGAATCAGAGTCATCGAAGTCATGCTCCCCGTCATGGACGCGCCCCAGTCATTGATCGAACAAGGTAAGTTGACGGAGAAGATCAACGCCAACAGCGGTTAA
- the KNAG0J01370 gene encoding uncharacterized protein (similar to Saccharomyces cerevisiae PEX25 (YPL112C) and PEX27 (YOR193W); ancestral locus Anc_8.601), whose product MDTSADNKNVAHTSGTNPPIHLSELWKGAIDVQTTEVSGSPSTESMGNLDKDKRSIAATKMGTRRTVAYIDILKYIMGTLPGKDKLAKIIKALLDLIKLYLSSPHRIANLKSVSLLLKPVVSLQLLVDKFLTTVLTHSRANFASRQLGNFRYVIRCGGTPFRVIKLAQKLGGVNLGNYKKKLLNETTLQDVIDLYYGIFDELDTLHRLKIWKNEKLFKIVSDHECISWESDIMLGLKKNWAQLQTNWEAQQQLTPSAELSSGLREALKREERLIKLDIARLTCDLLANSSELFHWNIHLPKGTYEVLSLASGCLGFAKCWIVSREELITEKKHR is encoded by the coding sequence ATGGATACTTCTGCGGATAACAAAAATGTTGCACATACAAGCGGTACAAACCCACCAATTCATTTAAGCGAGCTATGGAAGGGGGCTATTGATGTTCAAACGACCGAAGTGTCAGGTAGTCCGTCCACGGAAAGCATGGGCAACTTGGATAAGGACAAGCGGTCCATCGCTGCAACAAAAATGGGCACCAGGAGGACCGTCGCATATATTGACATCTTGAAATATATTATGGGAACTCTACCTGGTAAGGACAAATTGGCTAAAATTATCAAAGCGTTGCTAGATTTGATCAAGTTGTACCTGTCCTCCCCTCACCGGATCGCTAACCTAAAATCTGTCTCACTTCTGCTGAAACCCGTCGTTTCGTTGCAGCTGCTGGTCGACAAATTCCTCACCACTGTTCTGACGCACTCTAGAGCTAATTTTGCCAGTAGACAGTTAGGTAATTTCAGATACGTGATTCGTTGTGGTGGGACTCCGTTCAGGGTTATCAAGCTTGCTCAGAAGCTAGGCGGTGTCAACTTGGGGAActataaaaaaaaattgctaAATGAAACCACGTTGCAAGATGTTATTGACCTCTACTATGGTATCTTTGACGAGTTGGACACGTTGCATAGGCTGAAAATATGGAAAAATGAGaagctgttcaaaattgtcTCCGACCACGAGTGTATTTCGTGGGAATCAGACATTATGCTTGgcttgaagaaaaactggGCGCAGTTACAGACAAACTGGGAAGCACAACAGCAATTGACCCCGTCTGCAGAATTATCATCGGGTTTGCGGGAAGCATTGAAAAGGGAGGAGAGACTGATCAAGCTCGATATCGCGCGTCTGACTTGCGATCTGCTAGCAAATTCCTCCGAGTTATTCCACTGGAACATCCATTTACCCAAGGGTACCTATGAAGTGTTGTCTCTCGCGTCTGGTTGTCTGGGCTTTGCCAAGTGCTGGATTGTTTCCAGGGAAGAGCTGATaacggaaaaaaaacacagaTAA